The Variovorax sp. S12S4 genome includes the window CTGCGCAAGCAGCTCAAAGAACTGGAACGCCAGATCGCATCGTTGGCTAGTATCAATGAAGTGCTGCTCATTGAAAACCGAGAGCTAAAGGCCGAGCTAGGCGCTCGGAATGTCGTGCGGCTGACGCGCTGATCCTCCCAGGCTACCATTGTTCCGCTGGGCAGCTCAGACTTCGGCTCGAACATCGAATCCAAGCAGCGGCGCGACCACCCGGCAGTGCCGCGCGGTTCAGTTCGGCCTGAAGGGCTGTTAAATGCAGCGATACGCCCGGCGACGGCTGCCCTTACAGCGACGCACAGAAGTGCATCGTTCGCATGCTCGGAAAAGAAATCCAGTACATCTGCGACACGAACATAGCGAGGCTGAGTCAAGCCGGCGGCGTCATCGCGAATCTCCAGTCGCTCCTAGGCAAAGAACCCGATTCAAGGACCGTCTTCGAGGTGCCATATTGCAGGTGCCTGGCCGGGCATTCCTTTTTAAGGATAGTGAAGATGGAATCGGCTTGTTGGCGCGGCGTTCAGCGCCAGATGATCCTCCAGGCTCCTTCCGATGCCAAAGACGTGATGCTGAAGGCGATCGAAGACTTTGATCGCGAACGGTACGGCCCAACGGACGGGGTACCAACTGCCCTTGTAATCAAAGCCTTGGAACTTCAGCCCGTGCGGCAACTCGTCCTCGACGAAGCTGACCGATATGCTAGGTTCAACCACGCTCCGGTGCTTTGAGACGTTCACTAGTGCTGCGAGGTGCTTCAGCTCGGGGTCGTCCAAAAGTTTCAGACATAGATCCTTCAACGGCCCAGCCGGCAGAAGCGGGTGAACCGAGTGAAACGCAACTTGTGACGGCTTCAGATCGTCAAACTTCATGGCGAAGTAGATGACATGACCCAGTGTGTCCAGGATGGCATGGCCACTCTGCATTAAGGCAATGAGGTGAGCTTCGGCGTGGAACCGACGTTCATCGAACTGTTCCGACTCAAGGTCCGAGTTGGGAAGGATGAACTTCATCAGGACATCATTCGATGACGCCTCTTTCAGGCTTGAATTCACCAGCCGATCCGCCTCTTGGTAGTGATACTTCATGTACCCCAGTCTTTTCACGATCGACTGGCAGCACTTCGACGTGAGATTGGCCTGATCGCCACCGTGGAGCCGCTCCACGTTGTCTCGCAGTGCCTTCAAGTTCCAGCCCTGGTGATTCCTATCTCCGGCGTTCTCTTTCTCCGCATCCTCATTCATAGGGGCGCCTCTTTAGTTTCGCCCCTCATCCTAACTGCCGAGAGCCGGTCGCCGAGAACTAAAGTCACCGAATGAATTTTGTGCGCTGCCTCGCGCGAACCTCCATTCTGGCCAGCCTGTGCAGTTCGTGGAATTCCGCGACGGTCAGATGCGCCGCGACAAGATCGCCATGAGGGACACGCAGGCGACGGTGCTGGGAGAAGGCACCAAGCGCACATGGAAGATTCCCTGCTTAGCAATGCAGGGCTTTGACGGTACGAAATGCTCTACGAGCCGATACCGGAACCGGTCAGCGCGGCAGAGCGAGAGCTAAAACGAAGGCAATTGGGTCGTCAGGTCTTCGTCTGGCGCGTCTGGGTGTACAACCCCGGGTGCGTCGAGAATCAGCAGCGAGATGGACATGTCGTATCGGTCTGAGAGCACGACCATCTCGCGTACGGGCAACTTCATACTCCACACATCTTCGGGGTGCTCTACGCCCATTCGATAGTCTGCGCTTGAAAGCGCTTGATCCGGGTTGACAGCAACCGAGCCCGGAGGCAATTCCATGCCCTCCTGCAGCGTTCCGAATGCGTACTTCTTCGCGCTGCCACTGGCCTTCCACCAATGCAACATCCCTTCCCGTCCCATGACGGCGACGGCTGGCTGCTCGGTGAACTCCAACCATTTGAGCATCGCAGCCGTAAGAGAGACGCCGTAGCGCTGGGCACACTCCCCCAGGAGATCGAGAGTGATCCGCCGCCCACGCACCTGTTGTGTGTAGTCGTCAATAGGCATGAGCAGGTACGAAGCGAACTGGTCTGCCTCTCGCTCGATCCTGGCACCGGTGATGCCCAATGTCGCGCTCTGAGAGCATTGAAACGCCTCTTTCAGCGTGCGATGCAGGACGTAGTGCCCGAACTCATGCGCAACGGTAAAGTTGGACCGTCCCGGTAAGTCGGGATGCGGGTGATACAGCAACGCCCAGACCTTTCTCTCCTTCAGCCAGAACAACCCGCCCTCGAAGCCGTTCAGCTCTCGGGCTTGCAATTCCGCAATGGGTGCCTCGGGCGCGACGTTCCTAGACCATTCCTGCGCCAACGCTCCCGCGTTGATCGGGAAGGTGAGGCCGTGGACGGCGCGCCATAGCTGCGTTAGCTTGATCGCCTCGCGCGCTGGAGAAAGCGCTTGAATCAAGGCCCCGCCTTCTTGTCTAGGACGTTGAGGATCTCCTGCAACTGCTGCTTCACCCCATTGTCCAGCGACTGGTACTTGCGGAAGAAGGCTTCGTCGGCCACATCGATCGAGGGCTCGGCGACATCGTCATTCATCAGGAATTCGGGTGTCACGCCGAGGACCTTCGCAACCTCATTAATCCGATCGGCGGACGGGCGGGCCTTTTCCTTGTTCTCCAGTTCCCATACGGATGACTTGGACGCACCGATCTGCTCGGCGAACTGTTCCAGTGTCAAGCCTGCTTTCTTCCGCAATGTGCGGACCTTCTCGCCCAGTGTTGGCATGCTTGTTCGGATTTCCGATAAAAAAAGTACTTGACTCCGGAAGTTCGGGAGTCCACAATTTTTATTGTGATAGTTCCGAACTTTCTG containing:
- a CDS encoding ImmA/IrrE family metallo-endopeptidase, producing the protein MIQALSPAREAIKLTQLWRAVHGLTFPINAGALAQEWSRNVAPEAPIAELQARELNGFEGGLFWLKERKVWALLYHPHPDLPGRSNFTVAHEFGHYVLHRTLKEAFQCSQSATLGITGARIEREADQFASYLLMPIDDYTQQVRGRRITLDLLGECAQRYGVSLTAAMLKWLEFTEQPAVAVMGREGMLHWWKASGSAKKYAFGTLQEGMELPPGSVAVNPDQALSSADYRMGVEHPEDVWSMKLPVREMVVLSDRYDMSISLLILDAPGVVHPDAPDEDLTTQLPSF
- a CDS encoding helix-turn-helix domain-containing protein, with the protein product MPTLGEKVRTLRKKAGLTLEQFAEQIGASKSSVWELENKEKARPSADRINEVAKVLGVTPEFLMNDDVAEPSIDVADEAFFRKYQSLDNGVKQQLQEILNVLDKKAGP